One region of Myxococcus stipitatus genomic DNA includes:
- a CDS encoding methyl-accepting chemotaxis protein: MFDNLGITRKLLLAFTVMVAILAAVVLATYSTLDRTSAADLANRKSIDVLMAVRTLEGDLADLETGQRGFLITGDERFLEPYTAARVSFAQNLNHIRELTTDNPRQQERIQEARDLLQQWLGQHLEPTITQRREVNAGRGDLNALFEVVKGARGKEMADRMRANFNDITNEESATQAKRTEELNRLVGVLYDTLIFGGALGVVLAGLLSFILTRSIVRPLMEAVQVTDQVTNGDLTANITVRGKDETGQMMTGMREMIHRLSGVISEVRGAASSLSSASTQVAAASQGLSQGTSTQAASVEETTASLEQLNVTIGQNAENSRQMEQMALKGARDAEESGRAVKETVEAMNAIAERISIVEEIAYQTNLLALNAAVEAARAGEHGRGFSVVATEVRKLAERSQKSAKEIGALATSSVRVAERSGQLLTDLVPAIRRTAELVQQVTSVSKEQAIGVSQMNRAMVQVDQVTQRNASAAEELSSTAEEMATQAESLLQMMTFFRLADGTGFVGRGMSPPKAPSSRLSSSPAKGLFAAAQGHLPASPAPDSNQDFQRF; the protein is encoded by the coding sequence ATGTTCGACAACCTGGGTATCACCCGCAAGCTGTTGCTGGCCTTCACCGTCATGGTGGCCATCCTCGCCGCCGTCGTACTGGCGACGTACTCGACGCTGGACCGCACATCGGCGGCGGACCTGGCCAACCGGAAGAGCATCGACGTGCTCATGGCCGTGCGGACCCTGGAGGGGGACCTGGCCGACCTGGAGACGGGGCAGCGCGGCTTCCTCATCACCGGTGACGAACGCTTCCTGGAGCCCTACACGGCCGCGCGGGTCAGCTTCGCGCAGAACCTCAACCACATCCGGGAGCTGACCACCGACAACCCGCGACAGCAGGAGCGCATCCAGGAGGCCCGCGACCTGCTCCAGCAATGGCTGGGACAGCACCTCGAGCCCACCATCACCCAGCGGCGAGAGGTCAACGCGGGCCGCGGAGACCTCAACGCGCTCTTCGAGGTGGTGAAGGGGGCGCGGGGCAAGGAGATGGCCGACCGGATGCGCGCCAACTTCAACGATATCACCAACGAGGAGAGCGCCACCCAGGCCAAACGCACGGAGGAACTCAACAGGCTGGTGGGGGTCCTGTACGACACGCTCATCTTCGGCGGCGCCCTGGGCGTGGTGCTCGCGGGCCTGCTGTCCTTCATCCTCACGCGCAGCATCGTGCGTCCGCTGATGGAGGCCGTGCAGGTCACCGACCAGGTCACCAACGGTGACCTCACGGCGAACATCACCGTGCGTGGCAAGGACGAGACGGGGCAGATGATGACGGGCATGCGGGAGATGATCCACCGCCTGTCGGGGGTCATCAGCGAGGTGCGCGGCGCGGCCAGCTCGCTGTCCTCCGCGTCCACCCAGGTGGCCGCCGCCTCCCAGGGCCTGTCCCAGGGCACCAGCACGCAGGCCGCGTCGGTGGAGGAGACCACCGCGAGCCTGGAGCAGCTCAACGTCACCATCGGCCAGAACGCGGAGAACAGCCGGCAGATGGAGCAGATGGCCCTCAAGGGCGCGCGCGACGCGGAGGAGAGCGGCCGGGCGGTGAAGGAGACCGTGGAGGCGATGAACGCCATCGCGGAGCGCATCTCCATCGTCGAGGAGATTGCCTACCAGACGAACCTGCTCGCGCTGAACGCCGCGGTGGAGGCCGCGCGCGCCGGCGAGCATGGCCGGGGCTTCTCGGTGGTGGCCACGGAGGTCCGCAAGCTGGCCGAGCGCAGCCAGAAGTCCGCGAAGGAGATTGGCGCGCTGGCCACCTCCAGCGTCCGCGTCGCGGAGCGCAGCGGTCAGCTGCTCACGGACCTGGTGCCCGCCATCCGCCGCACCGCGGAGCTGGTGCAGCAGGTGACGTCGGTGTCGAAGGAGCAGGCCATCGGCGTGTCGCAGATGAACCGCGCGATGGTGCAGGTGGACCAGGTCACCCAGCGCAACGCGTCCGCGGCGGAGGAGCTGTCCTCCACGGCGGAGGAGATGGCGACGCAGGCCGAGTCGCTGCTCCAGATGATGACCTTCTTCCGCCTCGCGGATGGCACGGGCTTCGTGGGTCGGGGCATGTCGCCGCCGAAGGCGCCGTCCTCGCGGCTGTCCTCGTCGCCGGCGAAGGGGCTTTTCGCCGCGGCGCAGGGCCATCTGCCCGCCTCCCCGGCGCCGGACTCGAACCAGGACTTCCAGCGGTTCTAG